The genomic interval GGTCAGATACCTTGCAGGTATTACATTTTGCGAGTTAATTATAATAAAAATGACAACAAGGGGTATATATGCTAACAGCAGGATCGGTAGTAAAATTTTAAAGCGATTTAAATAAGTTGAACTTGGTTCAATTTTTGATTGGTGTTGTTTCATCTTGCTGATACTCTTGAAGATTATTGCGTGAGAAATAAATAAAAGTTTATTTTTTCATGAGAAGTTAAGGCACTGCGGTTGCTTGTGCCGAGTCGAGCTAAGCTTTAAATTGATGATTTAGCTAATCAGAAATATTTAATTAACTTTAGATTAACAAAGGATTAAAGCTAGTATACCTTATCTCAAAAATTGACGAAGGCGAGGTGGGTTGGTTAAGGGTTTATTAAAGATATTCTGTGTCTGGGGCGGTAATACCCAACCGGGGATACGCAAATACCGATCCTGGCATTGTCCACAGCTATCTACAATGACCGTAGAGACAGCCATAAGCCAGATGTAATGCTGATTTTTCTGTGTTATGGGTGTCTGGAGTGGTCTGTTAATCAGTAGTCCTCATGCAACCAACTAACCCCAACCAATTTACAGAAAAAGCCTGGGAAGCCATCACTCGCACCCCAGATATTGTTAAATCTGCCCAGCATCAACAAATCGAAAGCGAACACTTGATGAAATCACTGCTGGAGCAAGAAGGACTCGTCAGCAGTATTCTGAACAAAGCGGGTGTAAATGTGTCGCGAGTCAGAGAACGCACCGAAGATTTCATCAAGCGTCAGCCAAAAACTTCCGGCAGTAGCACCTCAGTTTATGTCGGACGTAGCTTGGATTCTCTGCTGGATCGGGCTGAAGCATTTCGCAAAGAGTATGGAGACGACTTCATCTCCATCGAACACATGATGCTGGCTTATCCCAAAGACGATCGCTTTGGGAAGGCTTTGTTTCAAGAATTTAAGCTGGATGAAAACAAGCTAAGAACTATCATCGCCCAAGTTCGCGGGAGCCAAAAAGTGACTGACCAAAATCCAGAAGGCAAGTACGAATCCTTAGAAAAATACGGGCGCGACTTGACAGAATTCGCTCGTCAAGGGAAGTTAGACCCGGTAATTGGGCGCGATGATGAGATTCGCCGCACGATCCAAATTCTGTCTCGTCGCACCAAGAATAACCCGGTGCTGATTGGCGAACCGGGAGTAGGTAAAACTGCGATCGCTGAAGGTTTGGCACAGCGAATTGTTAGCGGAGATGTCCCGGAGTCGTTGCGCGATCGCAAACTGATTGCGCTGGATATGGGTGCGTTGATTGCGGGTGCCAAGTATCGGGGTGAATTTGAAGAACGCTTAAAAGCGGTTCTCAAGGAAGTTACCGATTCTCAGGGCAGCATTATCATGTTCATTGATGAGATCCACACCGTTGTTGGTGCGGGTGCGACTCAAGGCGCGATGGATGCAGGTAACTTGCTCAAACCGATGCTGGCGCGGGGTGAATTGCGCTGTATCGGTGCCACAACCCTGGATGAATATCGCAAATACATCGAAAAAGATGCGGCGCTAGAACGTCGTTTCCAACAAGTTTATATCGATCAGCCCAGCGTAGAAGATACGGTTTCGATTCTGCGGGGGTTGAAAGATCGCTACGAAACGCACCATAACGTGAAAATTTCTGACAGTGCGTTAGTGGCAGCAGCGACGCTATCTACTCGATATATTAGCGATCGCTTCCTCCCAGATAAAGCGATTGACTTGGTAGATGAAGCGGCGGCGCGATTGAAGATGGAAAGTACCTCCAAACCAGAGGAACTCGACGAAATCGACCGCAAGATCCTCCAGTTGGAAATGGAACGGCTTTCTCTGCAAAAAGAAAGCGATCCGGCTTCTAGAGAAAGGTTACAGAGACTGGAAAAAGAACTTGCCGATCTCAAAGAAGATCAACGGACGCTGAATGCACAGTGGCAAGCTGAAAAAGATGTTCTCGAACGCCGCAAAACCCTAAAAGAAGAAATCGATCGGGTGAATGTGGAAATTCAACAGGCGGAACGAGAATACGATCTTAACCGAGCGGCTGAGCTGAAATTCGGCAAGTTGACCGAGTTGCAACAACAGCTAGAAGAGACAGAAGCCCAACTCGTTCAAACTCAGCATAGTGGTAAGTCACTTTTACGCGAAGAAGTCACCGAATCCGATATTGCTGAAATCATTTCCAAGTGGACGGGTATCCCCATCAGCAAACTCGTTGAATCGGAGAAAGAAAAACTTCTGCAATTGGAAGATGAACTGCACAAGCGCGTGATTGGGCAAGCTGAAGCGGTGACAGCAGTTGCCGATGCCATCCAACGGGCGCGTGCTGGTTTAGCCGATCCGAATCGTCCGACGGCTAGTTTCATTTTCCTCGGTCCCACGGGCGTTGGGAAGACGGAACTGGCAAAAGCCTTGGCGGCTTACCTGTTCGATACAGAAGAAGCCTTGGTACGGATCGATATGTCCGAGTATATGGAGAAGCACAGCGTCTCTCGCTTAATTGGTGCGCCTCCCGGCTATGTCGGTTATGACGAAGGCGGACAACTGACGGAATCCATCCGGCGTCGTCCCTACGCGGTGTTGCTGTTCGACGAAATCGAAAAGGCGCACCCGGATGTGTTCAACATCATGCTGCAAATTCTTGATGATGGTCGCGTCACCGATTCTCACGGTCATACCGTAGACTTCAAGAACACGATTATTATCATGACCAGCAATATCGGATCGCAGTTCATCCTAGATATTGCCAGCGATGAATCCCGTTACGAAGAAATGCGGAGTCGGGTAATGGATGCGATGCGGACGAGTTTCCGTCCGGAGTTCCTAAACCGGATCGACGAGATTATCATCTTCCACGGCTTGAACAAGCAGGAATTGCGGCAGATTGTGCAGTTGCAAGTCAAGCGACTCGAATCACGGTTGAGCGATCGCAAGATGTCCCTAAAACTTTCCGATGCTTCCCTTTACTTCTTAGCGGAAGTCGGATATGACCCCGTTTATGGAGCGCGTCCGCTCAAGCGTGCAATTCAGCGGGAACTGGAAACGCAAATCGCTAAAGGGATTTTGCGAGGCGAATTCAACGACGGAGACACCATCTTTGTCGATGTGGAAAATGAGCGCCTTGCCTTCAAGCGTCTCCCTGCTGATTTACTAGCAACTCAGTCTAGCTAATTGACGCTCAGTTAACCGTTTTCCCCAGTGATCGGTAGGGGCATGGCACATTGCCATGCCCCTACAAAACGTGAATTTTACCTGTTATGGAATCCACAATTCTAAGGAACCTCACCCCCAACCCCTCTCCGTTTACGGAGAGGGGCGAATATTGAACTCCTCCCCGTTCGCGGAAAGGGCAGGGGTGGGGAGAAACCGTATTAGATCCAATAGAGAACTGCTATAGATAATTCTCCTAATATGAGCTAGCTCAAAGACGTACTTGAAACCTCCTGCCAAAGTGAAGATATCACCACACAGGAGGGTCAAGGAAATGACCAACGCAACCCTCGACTTCCAAACCGCCACCGGACATCAAGTTCTAGCCGCAGCCGGAAAGAAAATGTTGCGACCCGGCGGACGAATTGCGACAGAGCAATTGTTTGAGTGGGCAGACTTCCAAGCAGGTGAGACAGTTCTGGAATTAGCTTCTAGTTTTGGCTACAGTGCGATCGCTCTGGCTCAACGCTACGGCGTGCGGATGGTCGGCGTAGAGAAAAACCCCGAAAGTATAGCCCGTGCCCGTTCCAACATTGAGGCGGCGGGGTTAACAAGTCAAGTGGAAATCATTGAGGGCGATGTGTTTCACCTGGACGCTATCTCCGAACAGTTTGATTATGTTTTGGCA from Coleofasciculus sp. FACHB-1120 carries:
- the clpB gene encoding ATP-dependent chaperone ClpB — translated: MQPTNPNQFTEKAWEAITRTPDIVKSAQHQQIESEHLMKSLLEQEGLVSSILNKAGVNVSRVRERTEDFIKRQPKTSGSSTSVYVGRSLDSLLDRAEAFRKEYGDDFISIEHMMLAYPKDDRFGKALFQEFKLDENKLRTIIAQVRGSQKVTDQNPEGKYESLEKYGRDLTEFARQGKLDPVIGRDDEIRRTIQILSRRTKNNPVLIGEPGVGKTAIAEGLAQRIVSGDVPESLRDRKLIALDMGALIAGAKYRGEFEERLKAVLKEVTDSQGSIIMFIDEIHTVVGAGATQGAMDAGNLLKPMLARGELRCIGATTLDEYRKYIEKDAALERRFQQVYIDQPSVEDTVSILRGLKDRYETHHNVKISDSALVAAATLSTRYISDRFLPDKAIDLVDEAAARLKMESTSKPEELDEIDRKILQLEMERLSLQKESDPASRERLQRLEKELADLKEDQRTLNAQWQAEKDVLERRKTLKEEIDRVNVEIQQAEREYDLNRAAELKFGKLTELQQQLEETEAQLVQTQHSGKSLLREEVTESDIAEIISKWTGIPISKLVESEKEKLLQLEDELHKRVIGQAEAVTAVADAIQRARAGLADPNRPTASFIFLGPTGVGKTELAKALAAYLFDTEEALVRIDMSEYMEKHSVSRLIGAPPGYVGYDEGGQLTESIRRRPYAVLLFDEIEKAHPDVFNIMLQILDDGRVTDSHGHTVDFKNTIIIMTSNIGSQFILDIASDESRYEEMRSRVMDAMRTSFRPEFLNRIDEIIIFHGLNKQELRQIVQLQVKRLESRLSDRKMSLKLSDASLYFLAEVGYDPVYGARPLKRAIQRELETQIAKGILRGEFNDGDTIFVDVENERLAFKRLPADLLATQSS